ACCGTGGATTGGGTCTGGCGTGTTGTCGCCGTGGTCGCCGTGGCCATCATCCCCGTCTGGGCTGGAAAGTTGATTCAACGATCCTGGCATCCTCCGAGTTATCGGAAAGTGAGGGGCTAGCTTAATCATATTATCCTCTTACTTGCCTTCCTGACTTGATTCTGTTTCCTACTAAcctctaccaccaccaccctaTCTTTCTCGCATGTGATAAGAATATTCCATCGGTTGAAATGTGTTTTGAGCGGGCGCTTTTCATTTGTGATATCTATTGTATGCCTGTAATAAGCATTTCTTTTGATATTGCCGCTGAGGCACTGTCATGGTTGATATATAGCATTTTAGAATTTCACTGGTTTACTTGTGCCTACTTTTCTCAGGAATCTGCAGGGCCTTGCCTTCATGGTTAATCGTATAACAGAAAGCAACCTCGGTCTCGTGCGTTCAAACGATGCACCATTCTTTTCCGTATGAAAAGGCCGAGCTACTAGATAATGATATGAGGACTTTCAAGTAAGGTATATATTGTGTTAAGAAtgacttctttttcttagcAGACGAGATCGCCGATTGCTAAGACTTACTCCCCGCGGTAACATGTCTATATCGTGGCATTAAATCGAGTTCATAGaactagtctatataatctagcAAGCACCGAGCCCTTGAGGGGAGTTGAAATACGGCCACAGTATAAAGGCAGAGTCCTGGAACACTTACTAATGGTGTCTGAAAATATCTAAATACTACACTTTTAGACTACGTAAGGTATAGTGAGCACTTACCCTAAACGCCACCTTATAATTAAAAGTCTCGGGTTACCGTTTTAATATTGTTATTTTGAAATAATATTGTCACCAGAAAGGGTCCAAGGTACTTTGATGCTTCATTTGAGAGAAGGGTTGTTTTACTACATATATTAATAACCAAGAGGTCAATGCCTGCTGCGGATAGTAACTCCCCAGACATGCAAAACATAACATGATGCATACAGATCATAACACAGCATTGCTCATCACCTTTGCTTCTGAAtcgttgaagaagagagataTCCCCGGTGGCGTATACCACAGCCCCAGGCAGATTAAGATAAAGAACAGGTCTCCTGTCGAGACTAGGGGCTGAACACTTTCTTGAACCGGAAATGGGAGAGATCCCGGATGATCTGCGCAGTGCTCTTCATGTTCTCCTTGACGATATATGACGTGGGCTTGGAGAACAGCTCgtcgatctcttccagagACTTGTTCTTCGTTTCTGGCATGAAGATGACCTGGTAGACCCAGCCGATTGCGGCGATGCCACCGTAGAAGCCCAATGTGAGACCGATACGGGTCATAGATTTCATCATAGCGGTGAAGTTGTATGTGACGATGAACGAGCATAGGAAAAGGTTGGCGTCGGCAGTAGTCATACCATAACTACGAAGGTAGGTGGGGAACACCTCGGATGGGATAACCCAGGTCAGACAAGCGTATGAGCCAAAGAAACCCATGTAGAGAATGATGCCGGTGAGGTAGACGCCCTGGGCGGCCACTGGGTTTCGTTCGGGATTGATTTGATAACCCACGCCAACCAAAACAAGACCAATAAAGAAACACGGCAGCATGGTATTGGCCCAGTAACGCCGACCGAATTTCTCCATGTACATGACCGCCGGGATTGTGCCGATCAGCAAAGAACCACCACCCACAAGCGACATGAAGACACTGTTGCGCTTGTCGAACCCGATATTTTCCATAAGAGTACCCATGTAGTACATTACGGCGTTGACACCCGTTAGCTGGCCGAGGACAATCATGATGTTGGCGTAGACCATGGCGCGGCGAGCACGTGGATTGGTAAAGAAGTCCATCCAGGCGTACTTCTTGGTGTGCTGCTGCTCCTCGTTTTCCGACTCCACCGACTGGCGCATACCTAAGAACTCACTCTTGGCATCGATATCCTCGAAGCCACGGATCTTTTTCCAAACACCATATGCTTCCACCGGCTTGTTCTTGTGCATCAAGAAACGAGGACTTTCAGGCAGGAAAAGCATTCCGACAAGAAGGATGGTTGAGAAGACCAGGGATGAGCCAAGAATATAGCGCCAGTTGCCCTTGACATCCAGGAAGATGGCCGCAACCGCATAGCCAAGGACCTCGCCCAGAGCAATGTTTAGCTGATACAGCGAGACCAGGTTACCACGAATCCGTGATGGGACTGTAACTGTAAGCGGATGGAACCAGACTGCAACGGGACAAGGCATAATTTTGGTTACATACCACATTCAGCAACATAAACCGGAACGGTACCACCCTCCAAACCAACACCCATACCTAGAATGAAACGGCCCGCAAACATCATGCCAAAGTTGACCGCGCCGGCCTCCAAAGCAGCACCAATGGTGTAGAGGATGCACGATACGATAATAGCCATACGACGGCCCAAGTACTCGTTGGCCGGAGAAAGAATTAGCGCACCACCCACGGCACCCAGCGGCATACCGGCATTAACCAAGCTGGCGCGCGAGTCAGACAAGTGCAGGTCATCGGGCATGTAGAGGTTGGCACCACTGATCAAGGACTGGTCCAGGCCGGAGAGCAAACCTCCCAGGGAGGCAAATGCGACTAGGATATAAGTAAAGTAGGCCGGGTTGGGCAGCGCGAGCTCGAAGCGcgacttcttcaattcaCCCAGTTGATTCTCTAGCTGTTGGAGTTCCATATCCATGGCAGCCTCGTCAAAGGCGGCGGTGCCCTTGGAGTCTTGGAGGATATCATCCATCTCCACGGCGGTAGCATCCTTGTGGTCATCATGGGAGGCCTCAACATCCTTTAAGGACCCCATGATGGAGGTTGATGAATATCGTTGGAAATACTCAGGGAGGGGTATAAACTTATAATACAAGGGAGGTATTTATGGTATAATCAACCGATGGATCAACAAGAGTCCCTCGAGTTCTAGAGGAGACGGAAAAGAATCATTTAGCAACTacgaaagaagagaagaaaggaaaggaaaaggaaaagtgaGAAGAAAGTCGGGCAGCGGAGACAGCACGGGACTTATAAGGCCATTGTCAGGCACGTCACCCCATTTCAAGAACTCTCCAGGCTCTTGTCGTACCGGGATGGCACCTGACtgtgggggggggggggggggggggggggggaacAGTAGTAGAAGAATCCACAGAATCAATTCAAAACTTTGGGGTAGATAACTCGATTACTGGATGACTCGATTACGAGATTGGTAGCCAACGAGACAGTGGAGACGTCATGGTCTCGagttaaaaaagaaaaaaaaaaaaaaaaaatctctcTCGGGATGAATAAGGAGTGTGTGCTGTGAAGGGCAAAGGACAAGGGGGATCGTGAGTAAGGAGAAACTGGAGATGGAATGTTGTTGGGTGAGAACTCCGGAATCACTCCGCATGGAGACCATCGGGAAGCCTGGAGtggaaaaaagaggagagcgCCGATCCCCACACGGCATATACACCTTTCCCCGTGGAGGGCAAAAACTACGACAAGTCAGGAAGCCGAGTCCGGCAACGGTACAATTTCGGGGAGTCTCCGGGTTTTTTTCATATAAAACGTCCAAGGCGCGTCCAATGGAAGAGGGTCAATTGCGGGATTTATGGAGCGTCATCGGAGAGAAAAGCAGAGAAGCAAAAACGCCCAGCACGAGGAAACCTTCCACCTGCTCGCCCGAGCCTCTCATTCGCTCGTTCCCCGGTTAAGATTTTGCCAGGAAAGGCTTAGTTATATCGAACCAGTCCTTCTCACCCTGGAAAACGTGGGGGGTCTCCATTTTTCGTGAGGTAATCTGCTACCACTCGGTGTGTACTAGTACTAGTCTACTAACAGTATATCCTCGCTACTCTGGTCCAAACATGGTAGTagtaaaattctattatccACCTATCGTCGGTCTTCTTCACTGACTTACATGGGTGGCTTTTCGTTCTTCCGCCCTATACAATCACATGATATCAAGCACATAAAGTCACAATACTTTCTAGTCTGTCTCTAGTACTCTACACTGTACATGTATCAGTAGTACAAAATTACATTAATTAGTTGAGAAGAAACGAACAGAAAAcgtaaaaagaaagaaaaaatagtGACGGCCTTCCTCCAGCCGGACACACAGACACTAACCAGCAGTACCTGCCTTCTCGGTGGGATATCCATCCTCTGCGTCAAATCACTTCTCCTTCCTAGTTCCGCGGGTAAACTCAACTTCTGGAGAACCgctaaaaaaatttttttttggaggGCTCCagttttttgtttatttttttttttagtttatttttattttttttttttaattttttcatCGCATCCTTCCCCCAACCGGTTTTCGTACGCTAGGATCCGATCCGCCATAGTATGGTGAAATCGGCCGACTGTTCGGGTTCTGCCCGGGACTAGGCGACCGGCCTCCATGTAATCTAGCCCGAAGCCTTTCCTGCGCCGAAGCTGCCCGTTCCAGAGGTTGAGAACCGGAGAGCGATTGATATGATCCACCTCGCTGACTGGGCAATGGTCGCGCTCCGCCCGGGTGCAGCGACGGCGGGGTAGGCGAGTGACTGGGTGGTGTTGCTACAGACCCCGGGGGCGCACTGCTCGTGGCCGCCAACGGCGCACCCATGCTACCAGCAGCCCGTCCTCGCCGCAAGCTAGCCGTTTGGGAGGTGGGAGGTTGTGCCGAGCCCGAATCACCCCACAGATCACCCaacccaccaccactaccacgtCCGTACATCGACGTTGCCGGGGCCGAACCATGAGCGCCGGGCTGGATTTGAGTCGTCGCGATGGTCCGGGCCGGCGCAGGCGTGGGAGCTTTGGGATCAGGAGGGAGCCAACCGGGAAACGGGCGACCTTTCTCCGTATAGTAGGCGCGTAGAACGTTGGAGATGTGAGAGCAGTCCTCGTGGTCTGGGTCGTCCGCCTCGTCGCCCAGAGTAATCGCCCGGCGAAGGGACGTCAAGCGGGTGCCGAGATTCGAGATCGCCGAAGAGGACGTGAGAGAGGAGAAATAGGAAGACATTATGTTGTAGTTCGTCGTTCAGGAGTGACACTGAATGTTGGTATAATGGCGGGGGTGTGCGATGGCGGCAACGCGATGCGGTGTGGACGGAACGAATGCGACAACACCGGAATGTCCAATAAAAGATTTTCGAAACTGACAGTTACGGGCAGTGCGAGTTACAATGATAATGACAATGAATACGGTATCACAACTAACAGCCGCCCAAGGAGGAGACAGAAAGTGTCTGCCACATTCTTTGCCAGGAGGTTAATTTGGCTTCATTAAGTCATTACACTTGGCGCTCCACTCGCTTGTTTCACCGCGGCACGTGAGCCGCGCCTGTCTTCCAGGAGTATGGAGTATATCTACCATGGGTCACTATCAGTTACCACCACTTTACCTTAAGGGGCTTGAAGTATGTTAAAATAAGAGTAAATTCCATATTAAATCCGCAGGACCAGGAAGGTGTTGGTAAACTATGCAGAGACTGGGTATGACGCCCGATCGTAGCAGATGTGACTTCAGAGACAACAGCCAGACAACGCCGTGCAAAAAACAACAGACCAGAatgctttttgctttttttcaAGTTGGTGTTTCCAAGATTCAAGGAAGGTCTCCGTCTTAAGCGAAGAGATTTTCCTTGCCAGCGCCCTCGGTTTCGTACTCGATCTCGATCCGAGGACCCTTCTTCCGGGGTTTAGCCTGGGGAGCAGGACGCTTCCTCTTGAAGCCAGGggcgggcttcttcttctcatcctcgctGTGCTCGCTAgcatcctcgtcgtcacTCTCATCGTCACtgtcgtcatcctcatcatcctcgtcatcatagtcatcacTTGAGTCTCCCGACTCCGCACCAAGCCaatcttcaatatcttccaggtcctcctcctcatcaagATCGCTAACGTACTCAACCTCACCAacaccttcctcttcctcctccaactctcCATCATCTAGATCCTCATCGCGCTCACCCTCTCCCGCGCGCTCCAGGCCGCGAAGCACCTTCTTCCAGATACCCTCCTCCACATTCAGCGGCGCTTCACCATAAGCACCACTGCGTAATCTCTCAATAAGCTCTCTCTCAATCGCCCGCTCAACCTTAGCCGCCGACTCAGCCTTGCGCTCACGGGTTTCCTCTCTCCGCCGAATCTTAGGCGCCATCTTCGGCACAATCTTCTCTCCTagtctctcctcttctttagCCAGCTTCTTCATGCGAATAGCCACCTGCGTCAGCCTCGTAAGACGCTGCTTGCACTTGTGCACCAGGAACTTGGGCCAGTAGATCAGTCGCTCATCAAGCTGCTCCAGCGCCTTTGCGTAGTTCGACGACAGCCTTATCCGTTCCCACCATTTGCTGGGCATGTGCGCGCGTTCCACGGTCTTCATGTAGAGGTACATCACGCCCGTTTCGGGATCTGACCGCACTGTGGCATAGCGGGAGTTGGCCAGCGGGCAGGACTGGCGATTGCAGAGACCGCTGACATTGTACTCGTTTCGGCAGAAATTTTGGCCTTTGGTTGTCCTGGGGGTGGAAATGTTAGTTAAGTAATgtattatttctatttatgaAAAATTTTATCCTTTGTTTCCTCCTTCGCATCGGCCTatcgtctttcttttctttcttttctttttttcggCGGAAGATATGCAAGCATTTTCATCAGTAACTTACTTTAGTTTATAGGAACAGAATTGCTGGTTGATAACCTGCCAGACAATCTCATCTGACGACATCTTGACTAGAGCCGGCCAGAAATCTCAAAATAAGGGCCTAAACCGCCGTGgttgggagaagaaatatcttTGCTATCCGGCTAGACTTTGGGAGAATAATCGATTCTGCcgcaaaaaaaaagttgcCGCAGTGATAGTCACGTGGGCGtccttatcgataagacgATTGCaaaacatcatctccaactGGTCAATATCGCTCCAGATTAGTAGATTGTGCTTGGTCCGATATGACTGAGAGCCAAATGATCACTTCTATTGGGGTATATGTATTTCATTCATGATTGTCATTATACTCTATGATGAAGAAACAGATTTTTTCAAGATAAAAATCGCCTCACCACCCCTCCATCTGCAATGGGCCGCCGTCCCACTCAGTTCCTTCTGGTAACTGcccaccagcagcagccatcTCAGCTTCCTCGCTAGTGCCATTGAGCATCTCCTCGCCTGCAAATCCCCAGCCCATTGCTTCGAGCTCTCGCACAAAGAAATCGCGCTCCTCTTCCATGAGTGATGCGCCCTCCTCACCGCCCATTACGTCTTTATACCGCCGCAAGTGCCACCAGTGTGT
This DNA window, taken from Aspergillus flavus chromosome 5, complete sequence, encodes the following:
- a CDS encoding putative MFS sugar transporter (MFS sugar transporter) translates to MGSLKDVEASHDDHKDATAVEMDDILQDSKGTAAFDEAAMDMELQQLENQLGELKKSRFELALPNPAYFTYILVAFASLGGLLSGLDQSLISGANLYMPDDLHLSDSRASLVNAGMPLGAVGGALILSPANEYLGRRMAIIVSCILYTIGAALEAGAVNFGMMFAGRFILGMGVGLEGGTVPVYVAECVWFHPLTVTVPSRIRGNLVSLYQLNIALGEVLGYAVAAIFLDVKGNWRYILGSSLVFSTILLVGMLFLPESPRFLMHKNKPVEAYGVWKKIRGFEDIDAKSEFLGMRQSVESENEEQQHTKKYAWMDFFTNPRARRAMVYANIMIVLGQLTGVNAVMYYMGTLMENIGFDKRNSVFMSLVGGGSLLIGTIPAVMYMEKFGRRYWANTMLPCFFIGLVLVGVGYQINPERNPVAAQGVYLTGIILYMGFFGSYACLTWVIPSEVFPTYLRSYGMTTADANLFLCSFIVTYNFTAMMKSMTRIGLTLGFYGGIAAIGWVYQVIFMPETKNKSLEEIDELFSKPTSYIVKENMKSTAQIIRDLSHFRFKKVFSP
- a CDS encoding RNA-binding nuclear protein containing a distinct C4 Zn-finger (ribosomal large subunit biogenesis protein MAK16, putative) translates to MSSDEIVWQVINQQFCSYKLKTTKGQNFCRNEYNVSGLCNRQSCPLANSRYATVRSDPETGVMYLYMKTVERAHMPSKWWERIRLSSNYAKALEQLDERLIYWPKFLVHKCKQRLTRLTQVAIRMKKLAKEEERLGEKIVPKMAPKIRRREETRERKAESAAKVERAIERELIERLRSGAYGEAPLNVEEGIWKKVLRGLERAGEGERDEDLDDGELEEEEEGVGEVEYVSDLDEEEDLEDIEDWLGAESGDSSDDYDDEDDEDDDSDDESDDEDASEHSEDEKKKPAPGFKRKRPAPQAKPRKKGPRIEIEYETEGAGKENLFA